One window from the genome of Leptospira johnsonii encodes:
- a CDS encoding adhesin OmpL37 family surface protein, which translates to MGSKRNLTYFILLFAFLILPFEQTKADLDSNRATALVRVERGLKQNEFHLKAINSTISNYGTEEDKALFRRCLQHHIETFTLYLQFDLGHSYDEMRQTQRLLVVLYSKAVEASASNVRRELDFLSKYALRTKDAEARHHLEMGYREYGASNQKKTIADNTRPYLPGIKTQYLYEALKLLKQSREYVILLSLKFLSDFEPDLQTTEFEEIYNEINRAMFSKADYYNRIHFDNHFHIFNSPNLYEATWENPGLQELEKALGDIDPASDRARRMAKRSVIP; encoded by the coding sequence ATGGGATCGAAAAGAAATCTTACATATTTCATTCTTCTTTTCGCATTTCTAATTCTTCCTTTTGAACAAACAAAGGCGGACTTGGACAGCAATAGAGCCACCGCATTAGTCCGAGTAGAAAGAGGATTAAAACAAAACGAATTTCATCTTAAAGCGATCAACAGCACTATCTCGAATTACGGAACTGAAGAAGATAAAGCATTGTTCCGCAGATGTTTGCAACATCATATAGAGACATTCACTCTGTATTTACAATTCGATTTAGGACACTCTTACGATGAGATGCGCCAAACCCAAAGATTATTAGTGGTATTATATTCCAAGGCTGTGGAAGCCTCTGCATCCAACGTGAGAAGAGAATTGGATTTTTTATCCAAATACGCACTTAGGACCAAAGACGCAGAAGCAAGACATCATTTGGAAATGGGCTATCGGGAATACGGAGCCTCCAACCAAAAGAAAACTATAGCTGACAATACAAGACCCTATCTACCTGGGATTAAAACCCAATACTTGTATGAGGCTCTGAAATTATTAAAACAATCCAGAGAATACGTCATTCTTCTTTCCTTAAAATTTCTTTCCGACTTTGAGCCAGATCTACAAACCACTGAATTCGAAGAAATTTATAACGAGATCAACCGTGCAATGTTCAGCAAGGCGGATTATTATAATCGGATCCATTTCGATAATCATTTTCATATTTTCAATTCTCCGAATCTATACGAGGCTACTTGGGAAAATCCTGGCCTGCAAGAATTGGAAAAAGCTTTGGGAGATATAGATCCCGCCAGCGATCGGGCAAGAAGAATGGCGAAACGCTCCGTAATCCCCTAA
- a CDS encoding DUF4178 domain-containing protein, producing the protein MSELSCPNCGAPVPIINKASVYAVCSSCKTLSLKKDVNLEKIGTAGELADDHSIIQLGTQGNYKGTPFRVIGRIQLKFELGFWNEWHLMEGDGSSAWLGEAQGSYYYTKLNVGIPTDKIPTLEGDEDPVVIASGRRERITPGDSFYLGENWTLKEIMKAVCVGGEGELPIGFQTGYEAVLLDLASEDGLFGTLDYSESPALLFSGSFAPLEELNLTGLRQEEVAYNQAQIPAKSIECKGCGASLNQFSPDFSKSLACEYCGSVMDTESEDLKIIAKFDQVSKDNVLLPLGTPIKLPDFPESKVIGVLRKSTEVDDETYTWTDYLLRYKGGYAWLNENGDNWTYFEPLPGVPKWAPGLKRIFQKRSYKWFANADSNTDFALGEFYWKVSAGEKAQIEDFISPPYMISSERTDKELFWSKGTFIPFETMKSAVPLDTASKLRKPEIVGVCEPNPFKIRLKRNLWVASALTAIFLAFQVYGCIKAKNQIVYQGKFKYVQTSMPNSEIGSTNFRDNSFVTDVFELKGEASENVEIQIEAPELDNKYLFFSAALINEDTDTAYDTSIETSYYHGVDDGESWSEGSKSDSKSLAEIPPGRYYLRLESQSDFPVGWGSDYNVKVIRDVMSPAPFFLFSIFLWLPLIYTFFRSYSFESKRV; encoded by the coding sequence GTGTCGGAACTAAGTTGTCCTAATTGCGGAGCCCCTGTCCCCATCATTAATAAAGCTTCCGTTTATGCGGTTTGCTCTAGTTGTAAAACTCTCTCCCTCAAAAAAGATGTGAATCTGGAAAAGATCGGCACCGCAGGGGAACTCGCCGACGATCATTCCATCATACAACTCGGGACCCAGGGGAATTATAAAGGTACTCCATTCCGGGTGATCGGGAGGATCCAACTCAAATTCGAATTAGGCTTCTGGAACGAATGGCATCTCATGGAAGGAGACGGAAGTTCCGCATGGCTGGGAGAAGCCCAAGGTTCCTATTATTATACAAAACTAAATGTTGGAATTCCTACAGACAAAATCCCAACCTTAGAAGGAGACGAGGACCCTGTCGTTATCGCCTCAGGCCGAAGAGAAAGGATCACTCCTGGAGACAGTTTTTACTTAGGTGAGAACTGGACCCTAAAAGAGATCATGAAAGCTGTCTGCGTCGGTGGAGAAGGTGAACTTCCGATTGGATTCCAAACCGGATACGAAGCAGTCTTATTAGATCTAGCAAGCGAAGACGGATTATTCGGTACGTTGGACTACTCCGAATCTCCTGCATTATTATTCTCCGGAAGTTTTGCCCCATTAGAAGAATTGAATTTAACCGGGCTCAGACAAGAAGAAGTCGCATACAACCAAGCTCAGATCCCGGCCAAGTCTATAGAATGTAAAGGTTGTGGAGCTTCTCTCAATCAATTCAGTCCTGACTTCTCCAAATCATTGGCATGCGAATATTGTGGATCCGTAATGGATACCGAAAGCGAAGATCTGAAGATCATCGCTAAATTTGATCAGGTTTCGAAAGATAATGTTCTTCTTCCTTTAGGAACTCCAATCAAACTGCCTGATTTCCCCGAATCGAAAGTAATCGGGGTTTTACGAAAATCCACGGAAGTAGACGACGAGACTTACACCTGGACTGATTATCTTCTCCGATACAAAGGCGGATATGCCTGGTTGAATGAGAATGGAGACAACTGGACTTATTTTGAGCCTCTGCCCGGAGTTCCAAAATGGGCCCCCGGACTAAAACGTATCTTCCAAAAAAGATCTTATAAATGGTTCGCTAATGCAGATTCAAATACCGATTTTGCTTTAGGAGAATTTTACTGGAAAGTTTCCGCAGGAGAGAAGGCGCAAATAGAGGATTTCATCTCCCCTCCTTATATGATCTCTTCAGAGAGAACGGATAAGGAACTCTTCTGGTCCAAGGGGACTTTTATTCCTTTTGAGACAATGAAGTCTGCCGTTCCTCTGGACACAGCATCTAAATTAAGAAAACCTGAAATAGTCGGGGTATGTGAACCGAATCCTTTCAAGATCAGACTAAAACGGAACCTATGGGTGGCATCCGCTCTCACTGCCATATTTCTTGCGTTCCAAGTATACGGGTGTATCAAGGCTAAAAACCAAATCGTCTATCAAGGAAAATTCAAATACGTCCAAACCTCCATGCCGAATTCTGAAATTGGTAGTACTAATTTTAGAGATAATTCCTTTGTAACGGATGTATTCGAGCTGAAGGGAGAAGCAAGCGAGAATGTGGAGATCCAAATCGAAGCTCCCGAATTAGACAATAAGTATTTATTCTTCTCTGCTGCTTTGATCAATGAAGACACAGATACTGCTTATGATACTTCTATCGAAACCAGTTATTATCATGGAGTCGACGATGGAGAGTCCTGGTCCGAGGGTTCCAAATCGGATTCTAAATCTTTGGCGGAGATCCCTCCAGGACGATATTATCTTAGATTAGAAAGCCAATCAGATTTCCCTGTG